The following proteins come from a genomic window of Triticum aestivum cultivar Chinese Spring chromosome 6A, IWGSC CS RefSeq v2.1, whole genome shotgun sequence:
- the LOC123127318 gene encoding putative GPI-anchor transamidase isoform X2: MSLIPRAAPAASMAFAGRDPAVISLLKMLPLLVLLTFSSAAAPPAAASPSAVHNNNWAVLVCTSRFWFNYRHMANTLSLYRTVKRLGIPDERIILMLADDMACNPRNNYPAQVFNNENHQLNLYGDNVEVDYRGYEVTVENFLRVLTGRHESAVPRSKRLLSDEGSHILLYMTGHGGDEFLKFQDNEELQSHDLADAVKQMKEKHRFKELLIMVDTCQAATLFSQIGVSVVDRFTFHTLAFFEKLNMYSNASLNSLFNSYDPSMLLSTAYYRMDLYKRALNEVPVTNFFGSVMKTIHTDSAYTGFLAAHDAELPLSAGNNILDHVMSQNEASARRSNIEEMNEAQLMSHGWTEVLLEQLEDKNSDVVVMYGLGTMGILLAI, from the exons ATGTCCCTGATCCCGCGCGCTGCTCCGGCGGCGAGCATGGCGTTCGCCGGACGGGACCCCGCTGTCATCTCCCTCCTCAAGATGCTACCGCTGCTCGTGCTCCTCACCTTCTCCTCCGCCGCGGCGCCCCCGGCGGCGGCGTCACCCTCCGCCGTGCACAACAACAACTGGGCCGTGCTCGTCTGTACCTCTCGCTTCTG GTTTAATTATAGACATATGGCCAACACGCTGTCTTTGTACAG GACTGTTAAGAGATTGGGAATACCTGACGAGAGGATAATACTTATGTTGGCTGATGATATGGCTTGTAATCCTCGGAACAATTATCCTGCCCAAGTGTTCAACAATGAGAACCACCAGCTTAATCTTTATGGTGACAATGTTGAG GTTGATTACCGAGGTTATGAGGTTACAGTTGAAAACTTTTTGCGAGTTTTGACTGGAAGACATGAGAGCGCTGTACCAAGATCAAAGCGTCTCTTAAGTGATGAAGGAAGCCATATTCTTTTGTACATGACTGGACATGGCGGGGATGAATTTTTGAAGTTCCAAGATAACGAAGAACTTCAGAGCCATGATTTAGCAGATGCAGTAAAGCAAATGAAGGAGAAGCATAG ATTTAAAGAGTTGTTGATAATGGTAGATACCTGCCAGGCTGCTACTCTTTTTTCACAG ATTGGTGTTTCTGTTGTGGATAGATTTACCTTCCATACACTTGCTTTCTTTGAGAAGCTGAACATGTATAGCAATGCTTCATTGAACAG TCTTTTCAACTCATACGACCCTTCTATGCTGCTGTCTACTGCATATTATCGAATGGATCTTTACAAGCGTGCATTAAACGAG GTCCCAGTGACAAATTTCTTTGGATCAGTCATGAAGACTATCCACACTGATTCAGCCTACACAGGCTTTCTAGCTGCACATGACGCGGAACTCCCCCTTTCTGCAGGAAATAATATACTTGATCATGTCATGTCACAGAATGAGGCTAGTGCAAGAAGATCGAACATAGAAGAGATGAAT GAGGCACAATTAATGTCCCATGGATGGACAGAGGTCCTGCTAGAGCAGCTGGAAGACAAAAATTCTGATGTTGTTGTGATGTATGGTCTGGGAACTATGGGCATATTGCTGGCAATTTGA
- the LOC123127318 gene encoding putative GPI-anchor transamidase isoform X1: MSLIPRAAPAASMAFAGRDPAVISLLKMLPLLVLLTFSSAAAPPAAASPSAVHNNNWAVLVCTSRFWFNYRHMANTLSLYRTVKRLGIPDERIILMLADDMACNPRNNYPAQVFNNENHQLNLYGDNVEVDYRGYEVTVENFLRVLTGRHESAVPRSKRLLSDEGSHILLYMTGHGGDEFLKFQDNEELQSHDLADAVKQMKEKHRFKELLIMVDTCQAATLFSQLQSPGVLAIGSSMKGENSYSHHLDSDIGVSVVDRFTFHTLAFFEKLNMYSNASLNSLFNSYDPSMLLSTAYYRMDLYKRALNEVPVTNFFGSVMKTIHTDSAYTGFLAAHDAELPLSAGNNILDHVMSQNEASARRSNIEEMNEAQLMSHGWTEVLLEQLEDKNSDVVVMYGLGTMGILLAI; the protein is encoded by the exons ATGTCCCTGATCCCGCGCGCTGCTCCGGCGGCGAGCATGGCGTTCGCCGGACGGGACCCCGCTGTCATCTCCCTCCTCAAGATGCTACCGCTGCTCGTGCTCCTCACCTTCTCCTCCGCCGCGGCGCCCCCGGCGGCGGCGTCACCCTCCGCCGTGCACAACAACAACTGGGCCGTGCTCGTCTGTACCTCTCGCTTCTG GTTTAATTATAGACATATGGCCAACACGCTGTCTTTGTACAG GACTGTTAAGAGATTGGGAATACCTGACGAGAGGATAATACTTATGTTGGCTGATGATATGGCTTGTAATCCTCGGAACAATTATCCTGCCCAAGTGTTCAACAATGAGAACCACCAGCTTAATCTTTATGGTGACAATGTTGAG GTTGATTACCGAGGTTATGAGGTTACAGTTGAAAACTTTTTGCGAGTTTTGACTGGAAGACATGAGAGCGCTGTACCAAGATCAAAGCGTCTCTTAAGTGATGAAGGAAGCCATATTCTTTTGTACATGACTGGACATGGCGGGGATGAATTTTTGAAGTTCCAAGATAACGAAGAACTTCAGAGCCATGATTTAGCAGATGCAGTAAAGCAAATGAAGGAGAAGCATAG ATTTAAAGAGTTGTTGATAATGGTAGATACCTGCCAGGCTGCTACTCTTTTTTCACAG CTTCAATCACCCGGTGTTTTGGCGATTGGTAGCAGCATGAAGGGGGAAAACTCTTACTCTCACCATCTCGACTCAGAC ATTGGTGTTTCTGTTGTGGATAGATTTACCTTCCATACACTTGCTTTCTTTGAGAAGCTGAACATGTATAGCAATGCTTCATTGAACAG TCTTTTCAACTCATACGACCCTTCTATGCTGCTGTCTACTGCATATTATCGAATGGATCTTTACAAGCGTGCATTAAACGAG GTCCCAGTGACAAATTTCTTTGGATCAGTCATGAAGACTATCCACACTGATTCAGCCTACACAGGCTTTCTAGCTGCACATGACGCGGAACTCCCCCTTTCTGCAGGAAATAATATACTTGATCATGTCATGTCACAGAATGAGGCTAGTGCAAGAAGATCGAACATAGAAGAGATGAAT GAGGCACAATTAATGTCCCATGGATGGACAGAGGTCCTGCTAGAGCAGCTGGAAGACAAAAATTCTGATGTTGTTGTGATGTATGGTCTGGGAACTATGGGCATATTGCTGGCAATTTGA